One genomic segment of Alkalimarinus alittae includes these proteins:
- a CDS encoding ATP-dependent nuclease, with protein MYLASIKADNFRVFESTYVELNKGLNLLIGENDAGKTSLIDAIRLALDTNSAEWVRIKNTDFSSGTSTLSIQLKFYDLSASDGGAFAEHLSFEEDSSGQRGTILYVNLRASLGDGVGRNGQAIRTEIRSGSNCDGPILERDVRLYLSTTYLKPLRDAENELSAGRMSRLSQLLASPNSVGGNLADMERLIELIIQANQSIKADPSISQTKDAVQSLLKLVTFKGNVFSPVIDMLGSKNLDQMTTGEKNTVFRAIVERLSLGLNEAGLSHGLGYSNLLFMAAELMLLTDAEDGFPLLLIEEPEAHLHPQLQMKFIKYLAEQQPNLQCILSTHSPNLASKVPLENLIIMSKGQAFPLRKGCTALDNGDYPFLEKFLDVSKANMFFAKGVLLVEGDGENILLPTIAELLGRPLEDYGVSIVNVGNLAYKRYAKIYRTSLVRSSVLPIKVACITDLDIWPDKAEKKDGNVVGFKEKKQPNRETRKKGNLNRWFSYYDDKPDDLATWKSNKCAQDGGNVKTFISDEWTFEYCLAKYGLASEVFQSIKPEGAVIGFNDLPYSAEERAIKIYSMIETRSSGKTESTYHLAQILRDKYKGKSDEFRGKLPPYIVSAIEHVTETFNPVGVSAIDPVVGSEIS; from the coding sequence TTTCGAGTATTTGAGTCGACATATGTAGAATTGAATAAGGGGCTTAACCTTTTAATAGGTGAGAATGATGCTGGAAAAACCAGTTTAATTGATGCAATCCGATTGGCACTTGATACAAACTCAGCCGAGTGGGTTCGTATTAAAAATACTGATTTCAGTAGCGGTACAAGTACTTTATCTATACAGTTAAAGTTTTATGACCTGTCCGCTAGCGATGGAGGTGCATTTGCTGAGCATCTTTCATTTGAAGAAGATAGTAGTGGCCAACGAGGAACTATTCTTTATGTAAATCTGAGAGCATCATTAGGTGATGGTGTGGGAAGAAATGGCCAGGCTATTCGAACAGAAATTCGATCAGGATCTAATTGTGATGGTCCAATACTAGAAAGAGACGTTCGCCTGTATTTGTCTACAACTTATCTTAAACCTCTTCGAGACGCAGAAAATGAGCTGTCTGCTGGGCGTATGTCCCGCCTTTCTCAGTTATTGGCAAGCCCAAATAGTGTTGGTGGAAATCTTGCCGACATGGAACGGCTTATAGAACTAATTATTCAAGCAAATCAATCAATCAAAGCTGATCCGTCTATTTCCCAAACTAAAGATGCTGTTCAAAGCCTCTTAAAACTAGTCACTTTCAAAGGGAATGTTTTCTCGCCTGTTATTGATATGCTTGGAAGTAAAAATTTGGACCAAATGACTACCGGCGAAAAAAATACGGTATTTAGGGCAATTGTCGAGCGATTATCACTAGGGCTTAATGAAGCAGGCCTTTCTCATGGGCTCGGATACAGTAACCTTTTATTCATGGCAGCTGAGTTAATGCTTCTAACAGACGCTGAGGATGGATTTCCACTGCTTCTCATTGAAGAACCTGAAGCCCATTTACACCCACAACTTCAAATGAAATTCATTAAATACCTTGCCGAGCAACAGCCCAACTTGCAGTGTATTTTATCAACACACAGCCCTAATTTGGCTTCGAAAGTTCCATTAGAAAACTTGATTATTATGAGCAAAGGCCAAGCTTTTCCGCTTAGAAAAGGGTGTACTGCTTTGGATAATGGCGACTACCCTTTTTTAGAAAAGTTTCTAGATGTTTCTAAGGCCAATATGTTTTTTGCCAAAGGTGTTTTGTTGGTCGAAGGCGATGGGGAAAATATTCTGCTTCCTACTATAGCCGAACTACTGGGGCGTCCTCTTGAAGATTACGGTGTCTCGATTGTTAATGTTGGTAATCTGGCCTACAAACGATATGCGAAGATATACCGAACATCTTTAGTTCGCAGTTCAGTGCTGCCAATAAAGGTGGCGTGTATTACTGACCTTGATATATGGCCAGATAAAGCCGAGAAAAAAGACGGAAATGTTGTCGGGTTTAAGGAAAAGAAACAACCGAATCGGGAAACACGTAAGAAGGGAAATCTAAACCGTTGGTTTAGCTATTATGACGATAAGCCTGATGACCTAGCAACATGGAAGTCAAATAAGTGTGCTCAGGATGGCGGTAACGTTAAAACATTTATCTCTGATGAATGGACTTTTGAGTATTGTTTAGCCAAATATGGTCTTGCAAGTGAGGTTTTTCAATCAATTAAACCTGAAGGTGCTGTAATTGGGTTTAATGATTTGCCATATAGTGCAGAGGAGCGTGCCATTAAAATCTATAGCATGATTGAGACTAGATCGTCGGGCAAAACAGAGTCAACTTATCATCTTGCGCAGATCCTTCGTGATAAATACAAGGGAAAATCAGACGAGTTCAGAGGGAAACTTCCTCCATATATTGTTAGTGCTATTGAGCATGTCACAGAAACTTTTAACCCAGTTGGAGTTTCAGCAATAGACCCTGTTGTTGGTTCGGAGATAAGTTAA